The following are encoded in a window of Glandiceps talaboti chromosome 5, keGlaTala1.1, whole genome shotgun sequence genomic DNA:
- the LOC144435984 gene encoding uncharacterized protein LOC144435984 isoform X5, whose product MNIGVFVFFAAGQKHSSYEDMSMYIDDEEEEDAGEKEFDSFVQIIKNCREKGKPVPEKFTDDKLARLREVLIQEREALKLDKVKKQSGKKSKQQSVPVSKPKQKSKKQLKAEQRRREKEMQEIANDLKEKAKVDQEKLEKRKQAEQEKLKRLEEERQKQLEEDKKRQEKEAELKAQKEAEEKKRIEILELENERQLDMEEEAERRKQIELKRKEKEKLKKEKKEAEAKKLAEQKAKAEAEQAKVQAAKRQQQQTQQQQQQSRYPREVPPRFQQQAKNQLKKDQPSKTVQPITLPNSNKKMDDKMDTETNEFSMWNDNGAWNQVVVDGKDQEAWPAITRELESVMMVDNDDSIKTGNNPESDPNSVFDSNSKVNSISNVPGQVNHMGHATAEAQSRGSNDISNRQSSGVTGSANSSTSANARNFSDWSATSSSGSSTWGATSTSLSSSLNPTSVDSSQSKQGTEGAGELNNLNLNSGWGAIGSSANSHNVPSSVANTTGLSPSDLGGVTATQPNAIGSNPTLGGPWTAVVGGRGPQKNPQSPNPMSTNLTPGGNMTQATSSTGNGPNHSFTQAAMQTSGLPTNPVSQTSLSSSGWGLSSERQGLSFTVRSGNQFPAGANLKSTNPVWNMPSSGFPSHSTDKPGNFTADGAANNITNAANGADSWQGSGSWSTTSTGKLSPSSSQNWGTSTSSINTNPGSANDWGNPQLTGTTSHGWGSNASNPSKPGNPNPPTPTAWGSNQVNSAWGTPSTPTQTSSSGWGASTATSANTPTPTSSTGWGANSATNANTATPTSSTGWGASTATSANTTTPTSSTGWGANSATNANTPAQSSSSGWGASTATTSAVSTENSWAKTASKGIVQEIKKDETLPKSKMDAIIEEAINSHDGWGKVPVKQNAAWNVEPEPSPPPPKVESNTWEPTPVHDKTGTQAWAASKKTENSGSAWGSKPNDNNGSHGGHSHGPNHGPNHGPNHGPNHGQNHGPNHGPNHGQNHGQNHGQNHGQSHGQNHGQNHGQSHNSAWGNAETGEWNSSNHWNSGESSHDVTGTGVWAKNTPKQESSNSSNWGSQKSTNPPEDSGWRSNSSNTQAGAENNQSKMNNNSGWGSNTNSGWGNPSSTPTTSVDSGTGGWTNTSTSGNTATTSSWGNTATTPTTPKTPSQITGSGWTMPHEGTTEIEATGWEEPSPPTARKQPQVDDGTSAWGDPSEHNAKAVMQSNWTNPPASPHNSTMQPPQPIMGGPPSGQMMGAPPSGQMMAPPSGNQMMPGQQQPIRPGMPTSQPKPDDHGSSSLWGSGPPTNQKLSSWGEPAPTNNKIDDGTSAWKTTAQTQKSSVSSWGEPQSDMSWNSGTQNKESMQDGWSENNNSVGSHWGEEDPWEKGSQDSESSRGSGGWIRVNPKGAKPPPPKDPKTAWMNKQLKQLMDMGFKRELAENALRSSSMSVEGAVELLAVGSEGHDPTKQSLEALERHRRESVHSLHSLQQGSEPTTPSTPLNKEMENLSLGDNQTQENKSFLPVGDNQQSIPSSIALSPSSTLPNHVQLNQQQLPFKPGVNQGMLSTSIANTSISGQLSQQQQQLQQRLATLQQQQQQQQQQQQQAQQLLQQQQQQQQQQQQQSQPGMRNMVPPSQQMLQQQQQMMMQVQQLLQVAVQAGLIQPAMLQQQVTPQQVMMVNQLFQMHINYQKLLAQQQLLQQNAQGGKPGINMPPQRQQELALRIARVQQQIIQQQRQLNQQQLLQQQQQKQKMENSLPDGGSGGPPMNAGGDMNQELGPKESRLQQFFNKQSNKPSDIFGSQFRSEPQETPPPIHNSQSMPSLSDRWSSSNSPGPLDNQLPTPPDGGSSDWPTTPTSNIPISNVPSDLPPEFKPGVPWKYQTKDVENDPNATPGSVSQSILSIGLGSTLGSNLPMTRNASREDLTQRENEIRGLLTKPMVPPSSTSVPGPGPPTSSWSAPPYPSSNKPKSAWSSSYPENYNPSYPPTTLTAALWNVPLKSTNAPSRPPPGLTTQPKSSWNQTGGLNRSVSWDTSTTASTTRASSTFPSGEQSEGYSGGSGWGSEQVQDAPSNWLVLRNLTPQIDGSTLQTLCKQHGPLHTFHLNLNQGQALIQYSTREEAAKAQKALHMCVLGNTTIMAEFASPEVARMFERNNQTSGWPQSLGSGSNKYNSGGMSTFGNKESLGSQSWNGSSNTINLPSMPGNQLWSMQATPTSTTSWGSSGDSTHVSSPTSMNFLPENLLGENSV is encoded by the exons ATGA ATATCGGAGTATTCGTGTTCTTTGCTGCCGGCCAAAAACATTCTTCCTATGAAGACATGTCAATGTACATTGATGATGAAGAAGAGGAGGACGCTGGAGAAAAAGAATTTGACTCCTTTGTTCAAATAATCAAG AATTGCAGGGAGAAAGGAAAGCCAGTACCAGAGAAGTTTACTGACGACAAACTGGCAAGATTGAGAGAAGTATTAATTCAAGAGAGAGAGGCATTAAAACTCGACAAGGTTAAAAAG CAGTCTGGAAAGAAATCCAAACAGCAATCAGTGCCTGTCAGTAAG CCAAAGCAGAAATCAAAAAAGCAGCTGAAAGCCGAACAACGTCGTCGGGAGAAGGAAATGCAAGAGATTGCAAACGACTTAAAGGAAAAAGCTAAAGTTGATCAAGAGAAACTCGAAAAAAGAAAACAG GCTGAACAAGAGAAACTTAAGAGGCTAGAAGAAGAGAGACAGAAGCAGTTAGAGGAAGATAAAAAACGACAAGAAAA AGAAGCTGAACTTAAAGCACAAAAAGAGGcagaagaaaaaaagaggatagAGATCCTCGAACTTGAAAACGAGCGCCAGCTTGATATGGAAGAAGAAGCTGAGCGCAGAAAGCAGATAGAATTAAAAcgtaaagaaaaagaaaagttaAAGAAGGAGAAGAAGGAAGCAGAAGCTAAAAAG CTTGCTGAACAGAAAGCTAAAG CAGAAGCAGAACAAGCTAAAGTTCAGGCTGCTAagagacaacaacaacaaactcaacaacagcagcaacaatcTCGTTATCCTCGTGAAGTGCCACCAAGATTTCAACAACAGGCAAAAAATCAACTCAAGAAAGACCAACCATCAAAAACAGTGCAACCAATAACACTACCAAATAGTAACAAGAAAATGG ATGACAAGATGGATACAGAAACCAATGAATTTTCCATGTGGAATGATAACGGTGCTTGGAATCAGGTTGTGGTTGATGGAAAGGACCAGGAAGCATGGCCAGCAATTACACGGGAATTAGAGTCAGTTATGATGGTGGACAATGATGACTCCATTAAGACTGGAAACAATCCAGAATCTGACCCTAATTCTGTTTTTGATTCCAATTCCAAAGTTAATTCCATATCCAATGTGCCTGGTCAGGTGAATCACATGGGCCATGCTACGGCTGAAGCTCAAAGTCGTGGATCAAATGACATCTCTAATAGACAGAGTTCAGGGGTCACAGGAAGTGCCAATTCTTCCACTAGTGCAAATGCCAGGAATTTTTCCGATTGGAGTGCAACTTCGTCAAGTGGATCTTCTACTTGGGGTGCTACAAGTACTAGTTTGTCGTCAAGCTTGAATCCTACATCTGTTGACTCTTCCCAGAGCAAACAGGGTACTGAAGGTGCTGGTGAACTgaacaatttgaatttgaactcAGGCTGGGGTGCCATAGGCTCCTCCGCCAACTCTCACAATGTTCCTTCAAGTGTGGCCAATACAACTGGATTGTCTCCAAGTGACTTGGGTGGAGTAACAGCCACTCAACCGAACGCTATAGGGAGCAACCCAACATTAGGTGGACCGTGGACAGCTGTAGTTGGAGGACGTGGGCCACAAAAAAATCCACAAAGTCCAAACCCAATGTCTACTAATCTCACACCAGGTGGGAACATGACACAAGCTACATCCAGTACTGGCAATGGACCAAATCACTCATTTACTCAAGCTGCAATGCAAACTTCTGGGCTGCCTACCAATCCTGTCTCCCAGACCAGTCTGTCCAGCTCTGGCTGGGGACTGTCCTCCGAGAGACAGGGCCTATCTTTTACTGTAAGAAGTGGGAATCAATTTCCCGCTGGTGCTAATCTAAAGAGTACCAATCCTGTGTGGAATATGCCTTCTTCAGGATTTCCAAGCCATAGTACGGATAAGCCGGGTAACTTTACTGCCGATGGAGCAGCCAATAATATTACTAATGCTGCAAATGGTGCAGATTCTTGGCAGGGATCAg GCTCTTGGAGTACAACCAGCACTGGTAAACTTAGTCCCAGCAGCTCTCAGAACTGGGGGACATCAACCTCAAGTATAAACACTAATCCGGGTAGTGCTAATGATTGGGGTAATCCCCAGCTAACAGGGACTACATCCCACGGTTGGGGAAGCAATGCTTCGAATCCCAGCAAACCAGGCAATCCAAATCCTCCCACCCCAACTGCCTGGGGTAGCAATCAAGTTAACAGTGCTTGGGGTACGCCAAGTACACCAACACAAACAAGTTCTTCAGGATGGGGTGCAAGTACTGCTACAAGCGCAAATACACCAACACCAACTAGTTCTACAGGATGGGGTGCAAACTCTGCTACTAATGCAAATACAGCAACACCAACTAGTTCTACAGGATGGGGTGCAAGTACTGCTACAAGCGCAAATACAACAACACCAACTAGTTCTACAGGATGGGGTGCAAACTCTGCTACTAATGCAAATACACCAGCACAAAGTAGTTCTTCAGGATGGGGTGCAAGTACTGCTACTACAAGCGCAGTGAGTACAGAGAACTCCTGGGCAAAGACTGCCAGCAAGGGAATTGTGCAAGAGATTAAGAAGGATGAAACCTTGCCAAAATCAAAAATGGATGCAATTATTGAAGAAGCTATTAATTCTCACGATGGCTGGGGAAAAGTACCTGTTAAACAGAATGCTGCTTGGAACGTGGAACCAGAACCGTCCCCACCTCCTCCCAAGGTAGAATCCAATACTTGGGAACCTACTCCGGTACATGACAAAACAGGCACACAGGCCTGGGCTGCCAGCAAAAAGACTGAAAACAGTGGAAGTGCTTGGGGAAGTAAACCCAATGATAATAATGGTAGTCATGGTGGTCACAGTCATGGCCCAAACCACGGCCCAAATCATGGTCCAAATCATGGCCCAAATCATGGTCAAAATCACGGCCCAAATCACGGCCCAAATCATGGTCAAAATCATGGCCAAAATCACGGCCAAAATCACGGCCAAAGTCACGGTCAAAATCATGGTCAAAATCATGGTCAAAGTCACAACAGTGCTTGGGGCAATGCTGAAACTGGAGAATGGAATAGTAGCAATCACTGGAACAGTGGAGAAAGCAGTCATGATGTGACAGGAACTGGCGTCTGGGCAAAGAATACCCCTAAACAAGAGAGCTCTAATTCCAGTAATTGGGGCAGTCAAAAGAGTACTAACCCTCCAGAAGATAGTGGCTGGAGAAGCAATAGCAGCAATACTCAGGCCGGAGCTGAAAATAACCAAAGTAAAATGAACAACAATAGTGGCTGGGGCAGCAATACTAATAGCGGTTGGGGTAACCCTAGCAGTACTCCAACCACCAGTGTTGATAGTGGTACAGGGGGATGGACCAACACTTCTACTTCAGGTAATACAGCAACAACCAGTTCATGGGGAAATACAGCTACCACTCCCACAACTCCTAAAACACCTAGCCAAATCACAGGCAGTGGTTGGACCATGCCACATGAAGGAACAACCGAGATTGAAGCCACTGGCTGGGAAGAGCCTTCCCCACCTACAGCACGTAAACAACCACAAGTGGATGATGGAACATCAGCCTGGGGTGACCCGAGTGAACATAATGCCAAGGCAGTCATGCAGTCCAACTGGACAAACCCACCTGCAAGTCCACATAACAGTACTATGCAACCACCACAACCCATAATGGGTGGCCCACCCAGTGGGCAAATGATGGGTGCTCCACCGTCTGGCCAAATGATGGCTCCCCCCTCTGGTAACCAGATGATGCCAGGACAGCAGCAGCCAATCCGCCCAGGGATGCCAACCTCCCAACCTAAACCAGATGATCATGGCAGTAGTAGTTTATGGGGATCAGGGCCACCCACCAACCAAAAGTTATCATCATGGGGTGAACCAGCCCCAACCAACAATAAAATCGATGATGGGACATCTGCCTGGAAAACAACAGCACAGACTCAGAAATCATCAGTGTCTAGCTGGGGAGAACCTCAATCTGACATGTCATGGAATAGTGGTACTCAGAATAAGGAATCTATGCAAGATGGATGGTCAGAGAACAATAACTCAGTGG GCAGTCACTGGGGTGAGGAAGATCCCTGGGAGAAAGGTTCACAGGATAGTGAATCGTCTCGTGGTAGTGGAGGCTGGATTAGGGTCAACCCTAAG GGTGCTAAACCTCCGCCACCCAAGGATCCTAAAACTGCTTGGATGAATAAGCAACTGAAACAACTCATGGATATGGGCTTCAAGAGAGAACTTGCTGAAAATGCATTAAGAAGCAGTAGTATGAGTGTTGAAGGGGCAGTAG AATTACTGGCTGTAGGATCCGAGGGCCATGATCCAACTAAGCAGTCATTGGAAGCCCTTGAACGTCATCGCAGGGAATCAGTACATTCATTACATTCTCTGCAACAAGGTTCTGAACCGACGACCCCGTCAACACCGTTGAACAAAGAAATGGAAAACTTGTCACTTGGTGACAACCAAACTCAAGAGAATAAATCTTTCTTGCCAGTTGGCGATAATCAGCAATCAATTCCCTCTTCAATTGCTCTGTCTCCGTCCTCAACTCTTCCCAATCATGTACAGCTGAATCAGCAGCAACTGCCTTTCAAACCAGGTGTCAATCAGGGTATGCTCTCCACCAGTATTGCCAATACCAGCATTTCCGGTCAGTTAAGTCAACAACAGCAACAGTTACAACAACGCCTGGCTACTttacagcagcagcagcagcagcaacaacagcaacagcaacaggCCCAACAACtgctgcaacaacaacaacaacagcagcagcagcagcagcagcaatcACAGCCAGGTATGAGGAATATGGTTCCCCCGTCACAACAGAtgctgcaacaacaacaacaaatgatgATGCAGGTTCAACAACTGCTACAAGTCGCTGTGCAGGCAGGTCTGATCCAGCCTGCAATGCTACAGCAACAAGTCACACCTCAGCAGGTCATGATGGTCAACCAACTCTTCCAGATGCACATCAATTATCAGAAACTGCTTGCCCAACAACAGTTACTTCAACAGAATGCACAGGGTGGAAAACCGGGTATCAATATGCCGCCGCAGAGACAACAGGAGCTAGCCCTCAGGATTGCAAGGGTACAGCAACAAATCATTCAACAACAGAGGCAGCTCAACCAACAGCAACTGTTACAGCAACAACAGCAGAAACAGAAAATGGAAAACTCTCTACCTGATGGTGGTTCTGGAGGACCTCCAATGAATGCTGGTGGTGATATGAATCAAGAGCTAGGGCCAAAGGAGTCGCGACTACAGCAGTTCTTCAACAAACAGTCCAATAAACCGTCTGATATATTTGGTAGTCAGTTTCGAAGTGAGCCTCAAGAGACACCACCACCCATCCATAACAGTCAGTCTATGCCATCTCTCAGTGATCGTTGGTCCAGCAGTAACTCACCAGGACCACTAGACAACCAGTTACCAACTCCGCCAGATGGTGGATCTTCTGACTGGCCAACCACACCCACATCGAACATCCCTATAAGTAACGTCCCAAGTGACCTCCCACCAGAATTCAAGCCAGGTGTGCCGTGGAAGTACCAAACAAAAGATGTGGAGAATGATCccaatgccactccaggaagtGTATCCCAGTCCATTCTCTCTATTGGCCTGGGAAGTACTCTTGGATCCAACTTGCCAATGACTAGGAACGCATCGCGTGAAGACTTAACTCAACGTGAAAACGAGATCCGTGGCCTTTTGACCAAACCAATGGTGCCACCGTCATCTACAAGTGTGCCCGGACCCGGTCCACCAACCAGTTCCTGGTCAGCCCCACCATATCCTAGCAGCAATAAGCCAAAATCTGCCTGGTCCTCATCTTATCCAGAGAATTACAATCCAAGTTACCCACCCACAACCCTGACAGCAGCATTGTGGAATGTGCCATTGAAATCAACCAATGCCCCATCACGTCCACCTCCTGGTCTGACCACCCAACCCAAGTCATCTTGGAATCAAACTGGAGGCCTGAATCGCAGTGTCAGCTGGGACACATCAACTACTGCATCGACTACCAGAGCCAGCAGTACATTCCCATCAGGTGAGCAGAGtgaag